In Fusarium oxysporum Fo47 chromosome XII, complete sequence, one DNA window encodes the following:
- a CDS encoding phosphoesterase family-domain-containing protein, whose amino-acid sequence MLFQTATILAVAGLALGHSYEPPKEHKHETGWETSYTATGTAEVAAAAATAKTSSPTSKVKGKAFDRIAIIYFENENYEKAFGDPNFTWLRKKGITLENYFGVTHPSEPNYMAAIAGDYFGMQNDDFNRNPRNVSTVIDLLEHRGISWGLYQEDMPYSGFEGFSWVNHQNGKNDYVRKHNPAVLHDSIATSEQRLSQIKNLSLVDTEKSVFHKDLKENKLPQWMFITPNMTSDGHDTSVTVAGQWARTFLEPLLKDKHFMQNTLVLVTWDENETYARQNHILGILLGDAVPKHLVGTSDNSFYNHYSEIATVSANWGLDTLGRWDVGANVFKVVAQKTGDKIRKWKSHKLDSYFWNASYAGPFNTNGGNKEYVAPNLDLEHSFSGRKIFEPIRKEWKKSKNPTYYKDTIEVNDGLNPPKGYEPAKST is encoded by the exons ATGCTCTTCCAAACTGCTACCATCTTGGCCGTCGCTGGTCTGGCCCTCGGCCACTCTTATGAGCCTCCCAAGGAGCACAAGCATGAGACTGGCTGGGAGACCAGTTACACTGCCACTGGCACCGCTGAAgtcgctgctgctgctgctacaGCCAAGACTAGCAGTCCTACTTCCAAGGTGAAGGGCAAGGCATTTGATCGCATTGCCATCATTTACTTTGAGAATGAGAACTACGAGAAGGCTTTCGGTGACC CCAACTTCACCTGGCTCCGCAAGAAGGGTATCACTCTCGAGAACTACTTTGGAGTGACCCATCCCTCTGAGCCAAACTACATGGCCGCCATTGCGGGAGATTACTTTGGCATGCAGAACGACGACTTCAACCGCAACCCGCGCAACGTCTCTACTGTGATTGATCTCCTCGAGCACCGCGGTATCTCCTGGGGTCTGTACCAAGAGGACATGCCCTACTCTGGCTTCGAGGGCTTCTCCTGGGTGAACCACCAGAACGGCAAGAATGACTACGTTCGCAAGCATAACCCCGCTGTTCTCCACGACAGCATCGCTACCTCTGAGCAGCGCCTTTCTCAGATCAAGAACCTCTCGCTCGTTGATACTGAGAAGTCTGTCTTCCACAAGGAtctcaaagagaacaagcTTCCTCAGTGGATGTTTATCACTCCTAACATGACTTCTGATGGACACGACACTTCGGTCACTGTTGCTGGTCAGTGGGCTCGTACTTTCCTCGAACCTCTTCTCAAGGACAAGCATTTCATGCAAAAcactcttgttcttgttaCATGGGATGAGAACGAGACCTACGCTCGTCAAAACCACATTCTCGGCATCCTTCTCGGCGACGCAGTCCCCAAGCATCTCGTTGGAACCAGCGACAACAGCTTCTACAACCACTACTCCGAGATCGCCACCGTCTCCGCAAACTGGGGTCTCGACACCCTCGGACGCTGGGATGTCGGCGCCAACGTCTTCAAGGTCGTTGCGCAAAAGACAGGCGACAAGATCCGAAAGTGGAAGTCTCACAAGCTTGACAGCTACTTCTGGAACGCCTCGTATGCTGGTCCTTTCAACACTAATGGTGGAAACAAGGAGTATGTTGCGCCCAACTTGGATCTTGAGCATAGTTTCTCTGGACGCAAGATCTTTGAGCCTATTCGCAAGgagtggaagaagagcaagaatcCTACTTACTACAAGGATACTATTGAGGTTAACGATGGACTTAACCCTCCTAAGGGTTATGAGCCTGCCAAGTCTACCTAG
- a CDS encoding Ccc1 family, translated as MKSSQSPAFKRFLSDFTLGFSDGLTVPFALTAGLSSLGKTDTVITGGLAELCAGSISMGIGGYLAARDECAPCQPKSKDLEESRESYERNSESDYMVEQSEKMQMQAEELVRQHLKPLDLPSSTVTTILNTIQQEPSDLQRVVSRINSLKDDLSPSQPTPQSPIISGLSISLGYTIGGIIPLFPYFFTSTVGLGLQWSSCLCLLVLFAFGAGKSYILQTGDASVRSWMIEGLQMLVLGALAAIAAVACVTWVGAS; from the coding sequence ATGAAGTCATCGCAAAGCCCAGCATTCAAACGTTTTCTATCCGACTTTACGCTCGGTTTCTCAGATGGACTTACAGTTCCATTTGCCCTCACAGCTGGGCTCAGCTCTCTCGGAAAGACAGATACCGTCATCACGGGCGGATTAGCAGAGTTGTGCGCCGGCAGTATCAGCATGGGAATCGGAGGATATCTCGCGGCACGAGACGAATGCGCACCTTGCCAACCTAAGTCCAAAGATTTGGAGGAATCGAGGGAGAGTTATGAGAGGAATAGCGAAAGCGACTACATGGTTGAACAGTCCGAGAAAATGCAGATGCAAGCGGAGGAGTTGGTGCGACAACATCTCAAGCCTTTGGATCTACCGAGTTCAACAGTCACCACAATCCTCAACACAATTCAACAAGAACCATCAGATCTACAACGCGTGGTATCACGCATAAACTCGTTAAAAGATGATCTTTCGCCCTCACAACCAACCCCTCAGTCACCAATCATATCTGGTCTCTCGATATCGCTAGGCTACACCATCGGCGGCATCATTCCCTTGTTTCCGTACTTTTTTACCAGCACAGTTGGTCTCGGTCTTCAATGGAGCtcttgtctctgtctcttggTATTATTTGCATTTGGAGCGGGGAAGAGCTACATTCTGCAAACTGGAGATGCGTCAGTGCGTTCGTGGATGATTGAAGGGCTTCAAATGTTAGTCCTGGGTGCTTTAGCTGCAATAGCAGCTGTGGCGTGTGTCACTTGGGTTGGGGCAAGTTAA
- a CDS encoding multicopper oxidase-domain-containing protein produces the protein MDEIKSPWVKEDESEGEGRWFLGDEAALKTELAVEKASWKTKRPKSKGLTIFIAVAGLISILLLAAVTLNLQARPSTHKETHPKPPQPSKPAPAPETIKHQEPIPSTPQLRNTKEYTLSPSWNFNSPPTTREYFWTINDAVLNPDGVFRPMILINNQYPGPLLECNEGDTVIVHVENKAVNATAIHFHGMFQNGTNNMDGTVGITQCAIAPNSNFTYKFDVKGQHGTYWYHAHHSAQASDGLLGPMVVHSKKEKDLQKMDYATDRVVMVQDHYHNLTSELLMEYLAPDQENNEPVPDNGLINGRNVRDCADFEGWACNNTDLEIPTIDLEAGKRHRLRIINVGAFAEFQIQFDEHPFYVTEVDGTDVHPEPIHRVNVLPAQRYSVVLETNATTATTFWMRARMVTHCFKNKNERLQSETRAIIRYTGKDEKTSSREPTSEEWPDAIEVICRDLNTTDLRPVEVISPPPADEVIVLRANFEIGDWRLARGFFNESTWHANATHPSLHRFLDSGLQSTSFKNPVAINEKVFERQKEFVLETTGIRTIDISVNNFDDGAHPFHLHGHKFFVLLQGRDGYPPSAAALPGYLKSHGLLENPLRRDTLTVEGYAWAVVRVVLDNPGLWAFHCHNTWHAESGMLMQMLVRPEVMKHWKVGDEERGLCSREGVMKGMRPDDSIWFGQFRR, from the coding sequence ATGGATGAGATCAAGTCGCCTTGGGTGAAGGAAGATGAGAGCGAGGGTGAGGGGAGATGGttccttggtgatgaggctgctTTGAAGACAGAGCTAGCGGTCGAGAAGGCTTCGTGGAAGACCAAAAGGCCAAAAAGCAAGGGCTTGACAATATTCATCGCTGTCGCTGGCCTCATATCAATACTTCTGTTGGCTGCAGTCACGCTCAACCTCCAGGCCCGACCCTCAACACACAAAGAAACGCATCCAAAACCCCCTCAACCAAGCAAGCCAGCTCCAGCGCCAGAGACAAtcaaacaccaagaacccATCCCCTCAACACCTCAACTCCGCAACACAAAAGAATACACCCTCTCACCATCATGGAACTTCAACTCccctccaacaacaagagaATATTTCTGGACCATCAACGACGCCGTCCTCAATCCCGATGGAGTCTTCAGACCAATgattctcatcaacaaccaatATCCTGGACCTCTTCTTGAATGCAACGAAGGCGACACTGTTATTGTCCATGTTGAAAACAAAGCTGTTAATGCGACTGCGATTCATTTCCACGGCATGTTTCAGAATGGCACGAACAATATGGATGGAACCGTTGGCATTACTCAGTGCGCCATCGCGCCAAACTCAAACTTTACTTATAAATTTGATGTCAAGGGTCAGCATGGAACGTATTGGTATCATGCGCATCATAGCGCACAAGCGTCAGATGGATTGCTTGGACCTATGGTTGTTCACtccaagaaggaaaaggacCTGCAGAAGATGGACTACGCGACTGATAGAGTTGTTATGGTTCAGGATCATTACCATAATTTGACCTCGGAGCTTTTGATGGAGTATCTTGCTCCTGATCAAGAAAATAACGAGCCGGTACCAGATAATGGTCTCATCAATGGGCGGAATGTTCGCGATTGTGCGGACTTTGAGGGTTGGGCGTGCAATAACACGGATCTTGAGATACCGACAATTGATCTGGAAGCTGGGAAACGGCATAGACTGCGCATCATCAACGTTGGCGCCTTTGCAGAGTTTCAGATTCAATTTGACGAGCATCCATTCTACGTCACCGAAGTCGATGGTACAGACGTCCATCCTGAACCAATCCATCGGGTAAACGTCCTTCCAGCACAGCGATATAGCGTTGTCCTCGAGACAAACGCTACAACAGCTACTACGTTCTGGATGAGAGCTAGAATGGTGACGCActgcttcaagaacaagaacgaACGTCTTCAGTCTGAAACGAGAGCCATCATTCGATATACCGGCAAGGACGAGAAGACATCTTCTCGAGAGCCGACGAGCGAGGAATGGCCTGATGCAATCGAAGTCATCTGTCGAGATCTGAATACCACCGATCTTCGACCCGTTGAAGTTATTTCTCCACCTCCAGCGGATGAAGTCATCGTTCTTCGCGCAAACTTTGAGATAGGCGATTGGCGCTTGGCAAGGGGGTTCTTTAATGAATCAACTTGGCATGCTAACGCAACGCATCCATCCTTACATCGGTTTCTCGACAGTGGACTACAGAGCACGTCTTTCAAGAACCCCGTCGCCATCAACGAGAAGGTATTTGAACGTCAGAAGGAATTTGTCTTAGAAACAACCGGCATTCGAACAATAGACATCTCCGTCAACAACTTCGACGACGGTGCTCATCCCTTCCATCTTCACGGCCATAAATTCTTCGTCCTCCTCCAAGGCCGCGACGGCTATCCGCCCAGCGCAGCTGCCTTACCAGGGTATCTGAAATCACACGGGCTTTTAGAAAACCCGTTGAGGAGAGATACACTTACAGTAGAGGGGTATGCTTGGGCTGTTGTCCGTGTTGTACTAGACAATCCGGGTCTTTGGGCATTTCATTGTCACAATACTTGGCATGCTGAGTCTGGAATGTTGATGCAGATGTTGGTGAGGCCGGAGGTTATGAAGCATTGGAaggttggcgatgaagagaggGGATTGTGTAGTAGGGAGGGTGTTATGAAAGGGATGAGACCGGATGATAGTATTTGGTTTGGACAGTTCAGGCGGTAG
- a CDS encoding glycoside hydrolase superfamily codes for MKSLFALSLFAGLSVAQNAAWAQCGGNGWTGSKTCVSGYKCTVVNEWYSQCIPGTAEEPTTTLKTTTGGGSTPTGTPGNGKFLWVGTNEAGGEFGEGSLPGTWGKHFIFPDPAAVDTLISQGYNAFRVQLRMERTNPSSMTGPFDTAYLKNLTTIVDHITGKGANVILDPHNYGRYFDKIITSTSDFQTWWKNFATQFKSNSKVIFDTNNEYNTMDQTLVLNLNQAAINGIRAAGATQTIFVEGNQWSGAWSWPDVNDNMKALTDPLDKIVYEMHQYLDSDSSGTSPNCVSTTIGVERVKAATEWLRKNKKIGMIGELAGGPNDTCKTAVKNMLDYLKENSDVWKGVTWWAAGPWWADYMFSFEPPSGTGYQYYNSLLKTYI; via the exons ATGAAGTCCCTCTTCGCTCTCAGCCTCTTCGCCGGCCTTTCGGTCGCTCAAAACGCAGCATGGGCCCAATGCGGTGGAAACGGCTGGACTGGCTCAAAGACCTGCGTCTCTGGCTACAAGTGCACCGTCGTTAATGAGTGGTACAGCCAGTGTATCCCCGGTACTGCTGAGGAACCTACTACCACCCTCAAGACTACTACTGGTGGTGGTAGCACACCTACTGGTACACCTGGAAATGGAAAGTTTCTCTGGGTTGGTACTAATGAGGCTGGTGGTGAGTTTGGTGAGGGCAGTTTGCCTGGAACTTGGGGAAAACACTTTATCTTCCCTGATCCCGCTGCCGTTGAT ACCCTCATCTCTCAGGGCTACAACGCCTTCCGCGTTCAACTCCGCATGGAACGCACAAACCCTAGCTCCATGACCGGACCCTTTGACACCGCTtacctcaagaacctcaccACAATCGTGGACCACATCACCGGCAAGGGCGCCAACGTCATTCTCGACCCTCACAACTACGGCCGCTACtttgacaagatcatcaccTCAACCTCTGACTTCCAGACCTGGTGGAAGAACTTTGCTACCCAGTTCAAGAGCAACAGCAAAGTCATCTTTGACACTAACAATGAGTACAACACCATGGATCAGACTCTTGTTCTGAACTTGAACCAGGCTGCTATCAACGGTATTCGTGCTGCTGGCGCTACCCAGACTATCTTTGTTGAGGGTAACCAGTGGTCCGGTGCTTGGTCTTGGCCCGATGTCAATGACAACATGAAG GCTCTCACCGACcctcttgacaagatcgtGTACGAAATGCACCAGTACCTCGACTCTGACAGCTCCGGTACTTCACCTAACTGTGTCTCCACCACCATTGGAGTCGAGCGCGTCAAGGCTGCTACTGAGTGGTtgaggaagaacaagaagattggCATGATCGGTGAACTCGCCGGCGGTCCTAACGACACCTGCAAGACTGCTGTCAAGAATATGCTGGACTATCTTAAGGAGAACTCTGATGTTTGGAAGGGTGTTACCTGGTGGGCTGCTGGTCCTTGGTGGGCTGACTACATGTTCAGCTTTGAGCCTCCCAGCGGTACTGGTTATCAGTACTACAACTCTCTTCTCAAGACTTATATCTAA
- a CDS encoding peroxisomal biogenesis factor 11, giving the protein MINNVTTLASNFSDVRFTTLERDILLKLLIFSSRTTAWLLGRNNAPITSIQRWQLLMKQLALTAKILRTGRFIQQFNSAARALTRKHQDYFLAYVTVIRQLLIAVYLTFDNATIFNSIGFIPWKGARRLEIRAFRIWFAAGVCGIITQIYSLYQLNLPNQVPEKQLIL; this is encoded by the coding sequence ATGATCAACAATGTAACAACACTCGCCTCAAACTTCAGCGACGTTCGCTTCACCACGCTAGAGCGCGACATCCTCCTCAaactcctcatcttctcatcccGCACAACCGCCTGGCTTCTCGGCCGAAACAACGCCCCGATAACCTCAATCCAGCGCTGGCAGCTCTTGATGAAACAACTAGCACTAACGGCAAAGATTCTCCGAACCGGCAGATTCATCCAGCAGTTCAATTCCGCCGCTAGAGCACTGACGCGGAAGCACCAGGACTATTTCCTAGCATACGTCACTGTCATTCGACAGCTACTGATAGCGGTATACCTGACGTTTGATAACGCGACTATCTTCAATAGCATCGGCTTTATCCCCTGGAAAGGTGCAAGACGGTTGGAGATCAGGGCGTTTCGGATATGGTTTGCCGCAGGCGTTTGCGGGATCATCACCCAGATATACTCCTTGTACCAATTGAACCTCCCCAATCAAGTCCCAGAAAAGCAATTGATCTTGTGA